The window TATTATCATTATCCTCAGCATCGCATTTGCATGCTAAGCGGCGGAATATTCCGAACGATTTGTCGTGGCTTTTTTCGCTAGAAGAATCTGATCAATCCAATGATGAAAATGACGATGATGATAATGAAGTTGTACAACATAAGAAAGTAAAGGTCTGTGAAACGGAGGAGTGTCGTATAATAGCTGAGGCATTCCATGAGACTATGGATAAATCCGTTGATCCATGTGACGACTTTTACCAATTCGCTTGCGGTGGTTGGGAGGAAAAGCAGCCTATTCCGAAATATGAAGCCTCATGGAGCAGATTTCTGCAATTCCAATCGACAGTTGAGAGCCGCATTCGAGGTAATGAGTTTCGTTGAATTATTGAGATTAATTAACACGAAGAGTGAGTGATGCTACTCGACAGAAGTGATGAAACCGTTAATTTACATGCAATTAATCATCTTTTCCTTCGTTTGTACAAATTTCATTGGCGGTTGGTTTGCTTGCGAATGCCTGTTTACGCGCCGAGAAATATTCGTAATAGATAAATTCGTAGAGaaaagatacgtaatttttcttgaatatgtCTCTCCGTGTaccaatttaatttcaaaagtGAGGGATTAGACATCCACGATGTGAttgaataatggaaaaaatagaTAGTCCCCTATTTTGAATATAAAACTTCCATTCtacttttaaaattttttctcaaattctTCACACTTTCTCCCTACAACAGACATCTCTATTCTACAGGGTTTCAAAAGCAGATATAtaatattttgatgaaatgCATTGAtacaaaaagttaaaaaacctAGAAAACTTTGTACGGGTATACAATTTTTAATGGTTGTAGATAGGAGGTTATCGAGAcgaatattttggaaaaaaattaataaatcagtCTATTTGCTTTGGAGATGTTTGcgaaaaaactttgaaaaacaaattgctTCTCCTTTTAAAGTATTACACCGATCGAGCTTTTCATGGGCACATAATTAGTCATCATTAACCCCTATGATCTACgtaaatttcagatttttaaaaatttattacttaATTTATCGCTCGGTTTTCTACTAGTTAAGTTCGCAAAAGTGCCAGGGGAGGAGCGGGAGGGTACGTACAGAGATGAGCCTCAAACTTCATGTTTTTGCGGCGCAGATCATTGAccatcaatttcaataaagTTTGAGGAACGTGAAAAATGACGGATTACAATGCTTCCGTTCGGAAGCAAAAAAACATAGGGttctttcattaattaacaattgtttttttaaattttgttcaATTTCCTTAAGAGATCTATAGAGTACACGTTTTCTGCGTCGTGCCCTGGTTCAAATAGAAGAGCTCGGAGTTAATATACTGCTATTAACATTCATTTATATACCCGATTTCCAATAAGCTTGAGTGAAATTCGGAGAGAATATTCCAAATTTCTGACCGAAAATTACAACACGTGTGACTGCAGCACCGTAGCGACACGTTACGACGCAACGTTCGATTTCAAATCTATAATGTGATATTATGATGCAAGAGTCAAAGGAAAGAGTAGGtctaatattatattttttggatAGAGCCACCTATAGCGGACATAGCATCTTTATGTCTATCctttaaggggttactctcatgtaaacgcctatattttaccactttttaggaaatttttttttatgcgacaacaaacttcaatcatgttgattttttaatatatttttatttgtattttgaaatgtacgaaaaaaaatttttttttcgttttttacatttttaacatatattttttttaagtcaaagcagtccccaacaaaaaaaggtagttcactggtcaaggtgatagcggctgttcatgttgtctgagataaaaaaaatcgaatggattattattcagtagatctgcggctatcgtctctaccaaatataatcaatttcattgaaaaaaaaaaaatatatcgaacttcaaaaaaaaaatcacgaaaatcttgttctttttcgctaaaaatcgtttaaaaaaaatatgaaaatattttcgaaaatcaacaattctggtagggacgataactataaatgagtagaagaacatatgtaaattttaaagcagtcggttgaatactttttcttgtaggaccgtgatcgtttcagaaaatgatgattcgagaaaaacgcgtttaaagtttaaagcctggtagacaatcgcttacgacacgtcggcgactatgagctgtaacttatcaaagactatgaatttcggtctgaatttttcacagcatgttttcaataggttttactgtcaaaatataaaaaaaaagaaatcgatTTCTCGAAgtgatcacatgagagtaaccccttaataGAGGCAAAGGCTTTGGAAATTCCAACTTCCGACAACCAGGCGCCTCTTGGCTTTCGCCGATGCATTTGAAATATAATCATCCTTTGTGCGTACGTGGTGGTTTCGTAGCAAAAGTCCTCCAggttgctggcagatctggatttttccaagaccgagGAGACCCTGCAGGGGTTTCGTAAACTTGTCACAATGTCATAAtgtggaatatttattttttcagacatttttgttttatgaAATCATATTGAGAATTATCTTAGTGCCCGTCGTACCTGATCTAAAATCCTACCCAACTATTTCTTGTAACGTCACAggatgtggaacgctatataaatttATCGTCTTTCATGTGAAGTACTTAATGTTTAGACATTTTCAGTCACTCTCTAATAGAACAACAAATAATAAGTTGTTTCCCTGGAGTCATATTCCatttctgatttttaaaattcctgTTTTTCAGACCTATTGGAGGAGAAGTCAAGCGATGAAGAGATTCTTCCCGTCCGGCAAGCAAAGAAGTGGTACCGTTCCTGTATGAATACGGGTTAGTAATCTTCATGCGTAAGTGTATAAATTAGGATTTATGGACAATTGGTGGCCGATCCACTGTTTGACAATTACGGTTGAAGTATAAAgcgaaaatcaattaatttcttcaaCATTCGAGGCAAGTAAACACAtcagtattttattttcaaatttcaaaatacttttttgtagaaaatttcaacAGCTACAACAAAGATTCTTGGCATTTTTCACTAAGATCACTCGTGTATGAGATCAATATTCGATTATCGAAAAGTTCGGTTCAGCTTATCAACAGTCTAACCCTTTGTCACTAAAATAAACTCTGggtaaatgaagaaaaatcagtTAAACGTTGAAGGACCTTCTAAGTATTCAAATATAGATCAACGAACAAAAAGAtgtttctctattttttgaaGTATCCCATTGTGCCCcaaattgaattataaataCACTAACCTTCGGGATTGCTTGAGACATTCGTTTTCATTATCATTCAAACAACTAAAactaaaaaatgggaaaaattgaagtttAATTTATGTAAAAGGTGGGTTGAGCTCTTTATCTAAAATTCAAATGGGTAcattaagggtctttacgcgGACTTTCCTTAATATTCTTCTTCCTTGACTAATTCTATTGTCTTCGTATTTGCCCGTAAGACTTTCCATTAATACCTCTGACGGAAAAGCCAAAATAATgttccaaatattttcaaaattggtAATTGTTTCAAGAGTTCAATAATCACTATTTCCGATGGAtatcataaatttattaaaagcgCCCCATCGTGCTTccgaattgaaaaatgtgtTGAAAAGAAGAGATTTGGGCATGATGGATAAACCAAAATGGCTGTCCTTCTCCTGCGTGTCCCTTCATGCCGCTCCCCCTATCTACTTCCctattaaatttaattcactCCCACTCCATCGAGACTTGATATGTTATTGTAACTGAAATGTTAAGGAATTTCCGAATGTCCTATTTTGCGTTGCAGAGGCTCGTAAAGCCCGGAGTCTCAAGCCTCTCGAGTCATATATTATGCAGAATGGTGGATGGCCAATGATTATGGACGCCGAAGAGTGGCATGACGAGGACCTGTCGTGGCAAGAAGTAGACGCTTTTTATACACATTTGACAGGAGAATCGACATTTTGGAAAATAGAACCACTATCCATGCCCGATGAGGAACCCGACAAAGGAATAATAGTAAGTAGTGACGAGGCTCCgaaattatttaacatttgAAGAGTGATTATTTTATTCGTGTATATGATTTCAGTTCTTTCCGGCATCATTGCCATTCACGGGTCAAATCCCAACAAAATACAGAAACTACACAGGTGAAGACTATGAAATTTATCGAATGGTCATCCAAGGTGTTGCCGCATTATTTATTGATCACACCCGTGCTAATGTTTCTGAAGAACAGTTGGAGAAGGATATCGATGGAGTGATCGAactggaaaaaatgatttacatGGTATCGTATTCGAACAAAgccattaaataaaattagttttcatcaatcagtttaaaaaataagcGTTTTTGGGTCGCCATCGGGCACTGCAGTCGGTATGTAGAGCATTTTGCACTTTGTTTTCAATTACTAAAATTCGAGTatgtatttttgaaaaaatacaacTCTCACCTATTTTTTTTGCGTCAGAACCGCTATTTCTGTGTTATGCCCCAAAATTCCATAACATTTCTGTTTCGTAATCCAGAGAATATGAGTACACGAAAGTGGCAGGTATTATtcggaattaaaaatattgtgaaaCAGACCTTCTAATAGTTTGGCCATTGATAAACCACTTGAAAATGCCTTTCAGCCTCCAAAGAACAATATATTGGATCTTGGACACAGTGAATGATCAACTTTTAAACCTCAATAAATAAGTTTCGTTTTGCCTTTCAAGAAGGGTTCCCTATTGGGCCTTTTCCCAAGAGCACTTCTTATAGATGCTGAGTTTCTCGGAtgttctttcaattttaaatgaattgaGATTATTTACTGAATGATATGTCATTCGACATATTAAACAttcttgaatatattttttaacacgAAACACGCTATGATTGAAATGGCAATTTCCTATCAGGCTACTGATGGAGAAACCGCTATGGACATACTGGAGGAAATGGAAGATGATCTGGATGAGACGGACCTTGATACATTCTTCGAGTGGTGGGGTAATCAGACAAAATCGATTAAAGATCCTCAGGCAATTGTAATTATTGTTCATTGAATCACTTATTGATAGAAAGATTTATTAGTTTTTCCTATGCTAATTAAGTGTCTTGTTGGAGTTAGATTGATTGGAGAAAAGTCCTTCAACATCTATTCGATATTGCTAATGTGGAAGTTGAGGGCAGTTTTCCTATGGCTCTGGCATCCCTGCGATATTATCGTTTGCTGCCCAAAATATTGCGATCGACGGATAAACGAACAATTGGTAAGAGAAaacttcattcaatttaaaaatttattcaatctaCATATAATGATTTATATGATTCTTACGGATGCTACGTGTTTTTGTAGTTTACTGCAGGATTatatcgaaaaattatttgcggATTTGTAGCAAAATActatatttcgatacaagtgcgaCGGGGTGGTAATGGATGTGAAGTTGCCAATCAGTCAAGTTAAAAAGCTTTTGTTAGTGAAGTTACGTTCAGTGCGTGGTGAACTATgccatttttcgtttattagTGAATGAAAAGTCTTTTCGCTtacaaattttgattttttagtttcaaGTAAACGAAAAGGTACTTTTCGAAATGGGCTGAACgtagcagcagtgacaaaaatAGCTATTACATCACTGTTGTTACGTTCAGGCCGTATGAAAAGTGTCTTTAcgtttactagtaaacgaaaaatggcATAGTTCGTCACTAACACAAAGTACACAAATTTATACACACGTACATATAGACGCATACAGGGTGTCCGATAGGTGGAGACAGATTGTGAACCGGCACGTtctgggggtgattctgaccagaaaagtccttttccacttttcgatGAGACGCACCTCTGctgagatatgggggtgaaaagaacggccaatgggacGCGAGCGTTGCGCGGCTCTACGTCTGTGTACCGCGGGTAagcggtgtgcgtgcttccccttctccacgggcggacgttccattccgctagtgagtgagagagagagggaaagatatttctctctcgctctttggcaatttcaagacaatgctttcagggggggggggggggtgaataCCTATTATTATTAAGATTAGGATTATTTATTAGAATACAAGAATAATCTGATCAGGTCAAAAATTTAAGCAATAATCctcgattattaaataaactgtTTGTCTACAGACATGGATATCATaaaaagaaatacaaatctGGCCCTAAAATtcctatttttgaattttagaCCATTCTagataatttcaaatgaaaactaAGGAATGTGAAAAATGACCGATGACAATGCTTCCAATCGGAAGCAAAAAATGCATTTCGTACTTGAAACTTGCAAACTCATGCtcacaataaattttatatagGATGTGTCTCTCAAaagcctttaatttttgtatgaaatattttttcattgaacccTTGTTTTAGGAGTTATTGATATGTGCTCTTGTAACTAAGTCACTCCGTATATTCCATATAAAATACAAGTGTTGGCTATTCACAAATTTATATGTTTAACTATATATATCCACTGGGTATTCAAtatcaattttaataatcatAATCGGAAAAACCTCGAAACTAAACATATATTGCATTGTTCTAGTGAATTACATTCACTGGAATTTTGTGAGCCAAACTCTGAAGTACACGGTTGACGAAGTAAATGAGGTGCTGTTCGCACTCATGAAGGAAGAATATGGTGTGGAAGAACGAAAGCCCCTGTGAGTACCACAAAAGTTGTTTAACGCTCCGTATTACAAGAAATAACTAAAACTCAACTGCGACTGAAATATTGGGGCATATTTCCGTTTCTGTACCACTTTCTAGTGCGGCGCatcttcactgatttttttcaactttgacTCCGGCCACCGCGCGAAGACAAAAATTCTGTTTCGTAATCTACAAGTCAAAGCAGTATTCACTAAAAgtgacggaacagttacgcattttttcactgaacgttccatattttttcagaaatttttcagaCTTTTTCCGGGACGGCTTATCCTTTGTTATGATCCACTAATAACTCAAAGTCAGAAAGTGAAATATTAGGATACTGCATGCGATAATCATGGCACTTGCCAGAGTTAATCCCGGCTTTTACCGCCTAtctgataaaatttcaaattttttgaattttttttatccaactaTCTTTTCTTAACTAAAAAAAGATCCGCAATCAGTCGGTCTACGCACaaacatttccaaaaaatgtatttttacatTCCAGGCCATTTCAAATCGTTTCGAAaccaaatttgattttttttttgggcccCAG of the Diachasmimorpha longicaudata isolate KC_UGA_2023 chromosome 13, iyDiaLong2, whole genome shotgun sequence genome contains:
- the LOC135168894 gene encoding neprilysin-4-like — protein: MNKLLILLAILSLSSASHLHAKRRNIPNDLSWLFSLEESDQSNDENDDDDNEVVQHKKVKVCETEECRIIAEAFHETMDKSVDPCDDFYQFACGGWEEKQPIPKYEASWSRFLQFQSTVESRIRDLLEEKSSDEEILPVRQAKKWYRSCMNTEARKARSLKPLESYIMQNGGWPMIMDAEEWHDEDLSWQEVDAFYTHLTGESTFWKIEPLSMPDEEPDKGIIFFPASLPFTGQIPTKYRNYTGEDYEIYRMVIQGVAALFIDHTRANVSEEQLEKDIDGVIELEKMIYMATDGETAMDILEEMEDDLDETDLDTFFEWWGNQTKSIKDPQAIIDWRKVLQHLFDIANVEVEGSFPMALASLRYYRLLPKILRSTDKRTIVNYIHWNFVSQTLKYTVDEVNEVLFALMKEEYGVEERKPLWRECVKEVKMTDATALLFIATHIKEKSYNSVVRMMEHIQQELKCQIGHSNWLSGEEKKEAKTKVDEMQTFIGFPEWYKNKTAVINHYKGLTIGNDYLDNVLSYKRYEKKLAIRSFGGYKGNEAWMMDPLTVNAAYAMGINIMVVPAVDFQPPLFGDKVPNYVNYGTAGVVIGHEMGHGLDYAGLVTNASIQEKMAKFYYQQAKCFIDQFDEYYGGQTVKPSPFSDDSSETKGQRTVQENVADTTGLEAVLRAYKRMQKHKRPHEELKLPGFEEYTDEQMFFISFAGLWCEVTTPQYHKRNSVMNDVHSPGKYRVLGSISNTEEFEKIFNCPKGSPMNPEDKCSVWMKPDAASKRRQPKHSKRHHWSQHKNW